A window from Saprospiraceae bacterium encodes these proteins:
- a CDS encoding LytTR family transcriptional regulator, translating into MKHDVNYSQPKPIIVKDKKLKRIITPSDIVYITAKSNYSLLKLVDGGQIFTSKTLKYWVNTIGPNPGFLRVHRGTLVNNDHVREFLPKKRVFIVTGNHELSISRRSLKCISS; encoded by the coding sequence ATGAAACATGATGTAAATTATTCTCAACCAAAACCAATAATAGTTAAAGATAAAAAACTTAAACGGATTATTACTCCTTCTGACATAGTGTATATTACTGCGAAGAGTAATTACTCATTATTAAAATTGGTTGATGGCGGCCAAATTTTTACTTCAAAAACGCTAAAATACTGGGTCAATACGATTGGTCCGAACCCCGGTTTTTTAAGGGTTCACCGAGGTACTTTAGTCAATAACGATCATGTCAGGGAATTTTTACCTAAAAAAAGAGTATTTATCGTCACCGGAAATCATGAATTATCAATTTCCAGAAGGTCACTAAAGTGTATAAGTTCTTAA
- a CDS encoding tetratricopeptide repeat protein: protein MLGRIRYKEGLTLFEALKDGVGFTNANQKLGNHFNRGKDYTKALYHYQKVIDYRKSINDEKGLASIYNNMVVLMEAMGNIDLAGFYLGASYHIRKKLGDPRELALSLNRMGNFHIKQGDFIKAESSFEELLTLIKPEDDKRNFVNTLNSLSTTKMELGKYKEAETHLASAKINAEELKDGNLMAVVNFNKGANAYYYGKYKEASDYNLSAIKYLESNILRLRTYTL, encoded by the coding sequence TTGCTCGGACGGATACGCTATAAAGAAGGTCTTACTCTTTTTGAGGCTCTGAAAGATGGCGTCGGTTTCACAAATGCAAATCAAAAATTAGGCAATCATTTTAACCGTGGAAAAGATTATACCAAAGCCTTGTATCATTATCAGAAAGTAATCGATTACCGTAAGAGTATAAATGATGAAAAAGGATTGGCTTCGATATATAATAATATGGTCGTATTAATGGAAGCGATGGGAAATATTGACTTGGCCGGCTTTTATCTTGGAGCATCTTATCACATAAGAAAAAAATTAGGAGATCCCAGAGAGTTGGCTTTGTCACTCAACAGAATGGGAAATTTTCATATAAAACAAGGCGATTTCATTAAGGCTGAGAGCTCTTTCGAAGAATTGCTCACTTTGATCAAGCCTGAAGATGACAAACGAAACTTTGTAAACACACTCAATTCTTTGTCAACAACAAAAATGGAACTTGGCAAATACAAAGAAGCAGAGACTCATCTTGCATCTGCAAAAATAAACGCTGAAGAACTGAAAGATGGAAATCTTATGGCTGTAGTAAACTTTAATAAAGGGGCCAATGCCTACTATTACGGCAAATACAAGGAAGCATCTGACTACAATCTGTCAGCTATAAAATATTTAGAAAGTAATATCCTTAGGTTAAGAACTTATACACTTTAG